Proteins from a single region of Halalkalibaculum roseum:
- a CDS encoding GWxTD domain-containing protein, which produces MTSKENIVNFARTILSFSMKKRKVAGIFILTFIPLHLVASSPQVDKEGYYNRGLIELEEGNFEEALQIWLEAKSNLEDSDFRISQTFIQLATKEKLEDYYTAASEIYYWGLSGKIVDSEKEALQNELTLLRPLLERKRFRNLEDRIENSDSGALKEIANYWNSLDPTPLTDYNERLIEHWQRINYARNHFVKANGEEFDDRADIYIKYGKPYYSKEGQLNYIPSFVTRILKEGIRPPSFGSAEQLAITSTQRMNLENRVRQYHEYNRYEVWIYRDLNEELQNTVFMFGTRNGTSSFRRIRSVDDFIPSGAYRSYLQHNYSFSGQGSGGGTGSGDSESNERSRQSVQFNNTSASQNSQVTLTPAIILQLMYYQQFAALDAYFGNAYDQMMDRFINVSNSFGTSFKGLAREFDTMHGTKLVAIQSRAPNEKTTLFENLIEMPAEYYTYRFLNEQSEPYSKVFTQITLDEAAYYDILRKTNSLQTQLADRYRLIGGYEIRDESGETLKSESIQRPVKSFQSIENRFNIPYEEGIEEILLSHELHSSDSLGVEKVASESPFPASLKGINNTRLDLGEPLPTEGLQLSDLIMGYSYQEDKDNEISRDSIDFTIAHKKVIPQGSDLSFYYELYNLLPKGTDEISEYSFEYSITKEKRGLFGRREDALLSIAINNTVIGDSDKNVIIIDTSNQEPGEYLLNISISDLNSDSTFTKTQPFSIE; this is translated from the coding sequence ATGACCTCGAAAGAGAACATTGTGAATTTTGCCCGCACCATTCTCAGTTTCAGTATGAAGAAACGGAAGGTAGCGGGCATTTTTATTCTGACTTTTATTCCGCTTCATCTTGTCGCAAGTTCTCCCCAAGTTGATAAGGAGGGATATTATAACAGGGGTCTCATAGAACTAGAAGAGGGGAATTTTGAAGAGGCACTGCAAATATGGTTGGAAGCAAAGAGTAACCTTGAGGATTCTGATTTTCGCATATCACAGACTTTTATTCAACTCGCTACAAAGGAAAAACTAGAAGATTACTACACTGCCGCCTCTGAAATATACTATTGGGGTTTAAGCGGAAAGATTGTTGACTCTGAAAAGGAGGCTTTGCAAAATGAGCTTACTCTTTTACGGCCCCTCCTGGAAAGGAAACGTTTTAGAAACCTGGAAGATAGAATTGAGAATTCTGATTCCGGGGCATTGAAAGAAATCGCAAACTACTGGAATTCACTGGATCCAACCCCGCTCACCGATTATAACGAACGATTAATAGAGCACTGGCAGCGAATCAATTATGCGCGTAACCATTTTGTGAAAGCAAATGGAGAAGAGTTTGATGACCGTGCCGATATCTATATTAAATATGGTAAACCCTATTATTCTAAGGAGGGTCAACTGAATTATATCCCTAGTTTCGTAACCCGCATTCTGAAAGAGGGCATACGGCCCCCTTCTTTTGGCTCGGCCGAACAGCTGGCTATTACTTCCACACAGCGTATGAATCTTGAGAATCGGGTGCGACAATATCATGAATATAATAGATATGAAGTTTGGATATATCGGGATTTGAATGAGGAATTACAGAATACTGTATTCATGTTCGGAACCCGAAATGGTACCAGCAGTTTTCGTAGAATCCGATCGGTGGATGATTTTATCCCAAGTGGGGCTTACCGCAGTTATCTGCAACACAATTACTCGTTCTCGGGACAAGGTTCTGGGGGAGGGACGGGAAGCGGAGACTCGGAATCTAATGAAAGAAGTCGTCAATCTGTACAATTTAATAATACTAGTGCCAGTCAAAACTCTCAGGTTACTTTGACACCCGCGATAATACTACAGCTCATGTATTATCAGCAATTTGCAGCCCTGGATGCCTATTTTGGCAATGCCTATGACCAGATGATGGACCGTTTTATCAATGTTTCCAACTCCTTCGGCACGAGTTTTAAAGGACTAGCGAGGGAATTTGATACTATGCACGGCACAAAACTGGTGGCTATTCAGAGCAGGGCACCCAATGAAAAAACTACCTTGTTCGAAAACCTTATAGAAATGCCGGCTGAATATTATACCTACCGGTTTTTAAATGAACAGAGCGAACCCTACAGCAAGGTTTTTACACAGATTACTCTGGATGAAGCGGCTTATTATGACATACTCAGGAAAACAAATTCACTCCAAACCCAGTTGGCTGATCGTTACAGATTGATTGGCGGATATGAGATACGGGATGAAAGCGGGGAAACATTGAAAAGTGAGTCGATACAAAGACCCGTAAAATCATTCCAAAGCATAGAAAATAGATTCAATATTCCCTACGAGGAAGGCATAGAGGAAATTCTGTTGTCGCATGAGTTGCACAGTTCAGATTCTCTTGGAGTAGAGAAAGTCGCTTCCGAAAGTCCATTCCCGGCTTCTCTTAAAGGTATTAATAATACCCGGCTGGATCTAGGCGAACCTCTTCCTACAGAGGGGCTGCAGCTAAGTGATTTGATCATGGGGTATAGCTACCAGGAAGACAAAGATAACGAAATCAGCAGGGATTCAATCGATTTTACCATAGCCCACAAAAAAGTGATACCTCAAGGATCGGATCTCAGCTTCTATTATGAGCTCTATAACCTCCTACCCAAGGGTACGGATGAGATCAGTGAATACAGTTTTGAGTATTCTATTACCAAAGAGAAAAGAGGGCTCTTCGGACGAAGGGAAGATGCACTCTTAAGTATTGCGATTAATAATACAGTGATCGGGGATTCCGATAAGAATGTGATAATTATTGATACCTCCAATCAGGAACCCGGTGAGTACTTGTTGAACATTTCTATCAGTGATTTGAATTCTGACTCCACGTTTACTAAGACGCAACCATTCTCTATTGAGTGA
- a CDS encoding SusC/RagA family TonB-linked outer membrane protein, translated as MLRKILSTAFVALFMTTLAYAQSGSITGVITDQTSGEAMPGVTVQLVELNRGAATNIDGVYAITNVPAGTYTLRASFVGFKARSVQVTIGSGETTRDLQLQQDILGLEEVVVTGVGTGTETTKLGFSVAKVGEQELTTVPAADVGSAIQAKVPGVTIVKASGDPSRAATIRLRGSTSLSDDQEPLIIVDGIITDGSLADINMQDVESIEIVKGAAAASLYGSLAGNGVIQIITKRGSKSIDKPQLTFRSEYGFSTLGNEYPVAKTHPWVEDYTLTSDGAAVASWPGFNTYDADRVWDNEFPVYNDNLDAVFEGQPYNSNFINVANSSETFNYYASYENLSQEGVIKNLPNYNRNSVRLNADYTYDNRFRIGFSGSYVNVEYPDITEQGQGSNFFYSVLTAPPIINFNERNPNGTFSNSPQGYDIVGSNFQNPLYVAEQFQDNFTRDRYIMGFTVNYEINDNFTIDGRQSFDKRFTLQETFAPVGYQTPTPSTALNNGFEGRETFENSTSITELWATGRFQVEDLGIRVIAKYLYEDREFENYDFSGFNYSVSGIRNFGAVDSDTYSIGSEFITERAENIILDSEFDYQDKLILGGMVRRDGSSSFGEDERYSIYYRGSLAYRVTEDIDINNVQELKLRVSYGTSGLRPPFEAQYETYSAGATVLLPNVLGNTEIKPSVVAETEFGVDVAFLDKFNASLNYSWTNTTNDYLLAPLGGDNPFSAQWQNVGEIENRTFEASLQGNLVQQRDLQAGFNLSFSKTLQKVTDLGGVPAFTRAAGAAINLFRFEEGVSYGAMYGNKLIGSVNELTLDENGFVLNAGGGTLTPDDFSVNSLGHVVITADAGTQAERPMYLVDETGTPDIVQIGDTQPDFQVGLSGNFNWKNLGLFMVWDWSQGGEVYNYSKQLLYFNFMHADLEDFTRAGFDPDYALASDGLYNASNALSHFVEDASYLKLREVSLSYTLTNSNLGKIGNYLRDVQFSVVGRNLLTFTDYTGYDPEVALRTNSTNFRIDEYSYPNFRTFSGSVRVRF; from the coding sequence ATGCTTAGAAAGATACTTTCTACGGCTTTTGTAGCCCTCTTTATGACTACGCTGGCTTATGCCCAGAGTGGCTCCATAACAGGGGTTATAACAGACCAAACTTCAGGTGAAGCCATGCCCGGAGTTACCGTACAGTTAGTCGAATTGAATCGTGGCGCAGCTACAAATATTGACGGTGTCTATGCCATCACTAATGTACCTGCAGGAACTTATACCCTAAGAGCTTCTTTTGTAGGCTTTAAGGCAAGATCCGTACAAGTCACCATCGGATCCGGTGAAACAACCCGAGATCTGCAACTTCAACAAGACATTCTTGGTCTTGAAGAAGTGGTAGTTACCGGTGTGGGAACGGGAACAGAAACAACCAAGTTGGGTTTCTCCGTTGCCAAAGTAGGTGAACAGGAGTTAACCACAGTGCCTGCTGCCGATGTGGGATCTGCCATTCAGGCCAAAGTGCCGGGCGTGACCATTGTCAAAGCTTCCGGTGACCCTTCTCGTGCTGCAACCATCCGACTTAGAGGTTCCACTTCATTGTCAGATGACCAGGAACCACTGATTATCGTTGACGGTATCATTACCGACGGTAGTCTGGCTGATATCAACATGCAGGATGTGGAGTCCATTGAGATTGTAAAAGGTGCTGCTGCAGCTTCCCTTTACGGTTCACTGGCCGGTAACGGTGTTATTCAGATCATTACCAAACGCGGTTCCAAGTCTATTGACAAACCACAGCTTACCTTCCGTAGCGAGTATGGGTTCTCAACCCTTGGTAATGAATACCCGGTAGCCAAAACACACCCATGGGTAGAAGACTATACCCTGACCAGCGACGGTGCAGCCGTAGCTTCATGGCCCGGCTTTAATACTTACGATGCTGACAGAGTTTGGGATAACGAATTCCCGGTTTATAATGATAACCTGGATGCCGTTTTTGAAGGACAGCCTTACAACTCCAACTTCATTAACGTAGCCAACTCATCGGAGACCTTTAATTACTATGCTTCCTATGAGAATCTGAGCCAGGAAGGTGTGATTAAAAACCTACCGAACTACAACCGTAATTCGGTTCGATTGAATGCCGATTATACGTATGACAACCGCTTCCGAATCGGATTCAGCGGTTCGTATGTAAATGTTGAGTATCCTGATATCACCGAACAGGGACAGGGGTCTAACTTCTTCTATTCGGTATTAACGGCTCCTCCGATCATTAACTTCAATGAGAGGAATCCAAACGGAACTTTTTCAAACAGTCCGCAGGGATATGATATCGTAGGTAGTAACTTCCAGAACCCGCTTTACGTAGCTGAGCAGTTCCAGGATAACTTTACCCGCGATCGTTATATCATGGGTTTCACTGTCAATTATGAAATCAATGATAATTTCACAATTGACGGACGCCAGTCTTTTGACAAGCGTTTTACCTTGCAGGAGACCTTTGCACCGGTTGGATACCAAACTCCAACCCCAAGTACTGCCCTGAACAACGGATTTGAAGGAAGAGAAACCTTTGAAAACTCTACTTCTATTACCGAATTATGGGCTACCGGCCGTTTCCAGGTCGAAGATTTGGGCATCCGTGTAATTGCCAAGTACTTGTATGAAGACAGAGAATTCGAAAATTATGACTTCTCAGGTTTTAACTATTCTGTATCCGGAATTCGAAACTTCGGTGCGGTAGATTCTGATACTTACAGCATCGGATCAGAATTCATCACGGAACGTGCAGAGAATATTATTCTGGATTCCGAATTCGACTACCAAGACAAGCTGATTCTTGGCGGTATGGTACGTCGTGACGGTTCTTCCAGCTTTGGTGAAGACGAGCGCTACTCCATCTATTACAGGGGTTCGCTGGCTTACCGCGTGACCGAAGACATTGACATAAACAATGTACAGGAACTGAAACTACGTGTTTCTTACGGTACTTCCGGTCTGCGTCCTCCTTTTGAGGCTCAGTATGAAACCTATTCTGCCGGAGCTACTGTACTGCTTCCAAACGTACTCGGTAACACCGAAATTAAACCTTCGGTTGTTGCAGAAACTGAGTTTGGTGTAGATGTAGCTTTCCTTGATAAGTTTAACGCTTCTCTGAACTACTCATGGACCAACACTACCAACGATTACCTGCTTGCACCACTTGGCGGCGATAATCCGTTCTCTGCCCAATGGCAGAATGTAGGTGAGATTGAGAACAGAACCTTTGAAGCTTCTCTGCAAGGTAACCTGGTTCAACAGCGTGACCTTCAAGCAGGGTTCAACCTCTCATTCAGTAAAACCCTGCAAAAAGTTACGGATCTCGGCGGTGTACCTGCCTTCACCCGTGCTGCAGGAGCTGCCATTAACCTCTTCCGCTTCGAGGAAGGAGTTTCCTACGGCGCTATGTATGGTAACAAACTCATAGGCTCCGTTAATGAGCTTACGCTCGATGAGAACGGGTTTGTTCTGAACGCAGGCGGAGGCACCCTGACGCCGGACGACTTTAGCGTCAATAGCCTTGGTCATGTTGTTATTACAGCAGATGCAGGCACTCAGGCAGAACGTCCCATGTACCTTGTAGATGAAACCGGTACCCCGGATATCGTTCAAATCGGTGACACCCAGCCTGACTTCCAGGTAGGTCTTTCAGGTAACTTCAACTGGAAGAACCTCGGACTCTTCATGGTATGGGATTGGTCACAAGGCGGAGAAGTGTATAATTACTCCAAACAGCTGCTTTATTTCAACTTTATGCATGCTGACCTGGAAGATTTCACACGCGCCGGATTTGATCCTGATTATGCTCTTGCTTCTGATGGATTGTACAATGCATCCAATGCACTTAGCCACTTTGTGGAAGATGCTTCCTACCTGAAGCTTCGTGAAGTTTCTCTCTCTTATACCCTAACCAACAGTAATCTTGGAAAAATTGGGAATTACCTGAGAGATGTACAGTTCTCGGTAGTAGGTCGTAACCTGCTCACCTTTACTGATTATACAGGATATGATCCTGAAGTTGCTCTGAGAACCAACTCCACCAACTTTAGGATTGATGAATACTCATATCCAAACTTCCGAACCTTCTCGGGATCCGTAAGAGTAAGATTTTAA
- a CDS encoding RagB/SusD family nutrient uptake outer membrane protein, with protein MKTFNFKSLVLLLVAGSVTFVSCADLSVQNVNEPTREVVEGNAENQTKLLAGGFYDLTTAIVSNSGVNINMLADQNTSTNNFNAYWDYTDEPRRRLNPTPSSNNPDVFTDFFGGFNSSVATANIFINNIVNEGQTVTNPAGDDVTDDILAQAYFLRGLAYGYLGLMYDQAYLIDENFVVGEDEPSFVPYADLIAGAKADLDQAISLAAGSSTFTFNSMPNPVDSWDADEFIDIANSFAARILAGQARTAAERDQLDWATIRGYAEKGLGGPDARSSLGVFKNQNIGSSGEFANYLADWSNFVVAGGFSGAGQGHGYNPTDVKVIHMMDPNYPVEYPESEASGSSASLAASDTQDPRIDYFQYTTNPGFLNPARNARLYSNYFSARNFAENDWWPAENSVIFFTDTENLLLLAEAQLLTDSPVLAAQTINSTPSGDGETTLGFTFPAERLGYIEDATLSGGYTMDGTESVAEFQWALLREYSVEIHLLGGTSPQWFLMRRHDMLQVGTATMLPVPGSELEIRGLDGYTFGGPDFAGDVGTSDGANSWKNLAQAAGLAKSVAKTSDVSYSPLQPDNGRSDIDNTRTARNKGAGDH; from the coding sequence ATGAAAACATTCAACTTTAAGTCATTGGTTTTGTTGCTGGTAGCCGGTTCGGTGACCTTTGTCAGCTGTGCTGACCTATCGGTTCAAAATGTCAATGAACCAACACGAGAAGTAGTTGAAGGTAATGCAGAGAACCAAACCAAACTGCTTGCCGGTGGATTTTATGATCTCACCACAGCTATCGTATCCAATTCAGGTGTCAACATAAATATGTTGGCTGACCAGAATACATCGACCAATAACTTCAATGCTTATTGGGATTACACTGATGAGCCCAGAAGACGACTGAATCCGACTCCGAGCAGTAACAACCCGGATGTCTTCACCGACTTTTTCGGTGGATTCAACTCCAGTGTGGCTACGGCGAATATCTTCATTAACAACATTGTAAATGAGGGTCAAACTGTTACCAACCCGGCCGGAGACGACGTAACCGATGATATCCTGGCACAGGCTTATTTCTTAAGAGGCCTTGCTTATGGGTACCTTGGTTTAATGTACGATCAGGCCTACCTGATTGATGAGAACTTTGTAGTGGGCGAAGATGAACCTTCATTTGTCCCCTATGCGGATCTCATTGCAGGTGCAAAAGCAGACCTTGACCAGGCCATTTCACTTGCTGCCGGATCGAGTACTTTTACTTTCAACTCCATGCCTAACCCGGTTGACAGCTGGGATGCAGATGAATTTATTGATATTGCCAATTCGTTTGCAGCCCGCATTCTTGCCGGTCAGGCTCGTACAGCTGCTGAACGCGACCAGCTCGATTGGGCTACAATTCGAGGCTACGCTGAGAAAGGACTTGGCGGACCTGATGCCCGTTCCAGCCTTGGTGTATTCAAGAACCAGAATATCGGTTCCAGTGGTGAGTTCGCCAACTATCTGGCTGACTGGTCCAACTTCGTAGTTGCCGGTGGCTTCTCAGGTGCAGGACAGGGACACGGTTACAATCCGACCGACGTAAAAGTGATTCACATGATGGATCCAAATTACCCTGTGGAATATCCGGAAAGTGAGGCAAGCGGTTCTTCTGCAAGTCTTGCTGCTTCCGATACCCAGGATCCGCGTATAGATTACTTCCAGTATACCACGAATCCTGGCTTCCTGAACCCTGCACGTAATGCACGGCTTTACAGCAACTATTTCAGTGCAAGAAACTTTGCTGAAAACGACTGGTGGCCGGCTGAAAATTCAGTGATCTTTTTCACAGATACTGAAAACCTATTACTGCTAGCTGAAGCGCAACTGCTTACCGACAGTCCTGTACTGGCGGCTCAAACCATCAACAGTACTCCTTCCGGAGACGGTGAAACCACTCTTGGCTTTACCTTCCCGGCTGAAAGACTGGGTTATATTGAAGATGCCACGCTATCCGGCGGGTACACCATGGACGGTACCGAAAGTGTTGCCGAATTCCAGTGGGCACTTCTTCGTGAGTACTCTGTGGAAATTCACTTGCTGGGCGGCACAAGCCCGCAATGGTTTCTCATGAGACGTCACGACATGCTGCAAGTTGGAACCGCAACCATGCTTCCTGTTCCCGGCTCTGAGCTGGAAATCAGAGGGCTGGACGGTTATACCTTTGGCGGACCTGACTTTGCCGGTGATGTAGGTACCTCTGACGGTGCCAATAGCTGGAAGAACCTGGCGCAAGCTGCCGGTCTGGCCAAATCCGTAGCCAAGACTTCGGATGTAAGTTACTCTCCGCTGCAGCCTGACAATGGTCGTTCAGATATTGATAATACCAGAACGGCTCGTAACAAGGGAGCAGGAGATCACTAA
- a CDS encoding TonB-dependent receptor, with protein MRYISAFLLFLSLFIAGQFSAFCQVQADTLIGTIYDETDQRPVSQARITISFPGNSDVEQIILTSNSEGSFTAAIPKIRPFTITVRHPEYLFKTIEYSLGEELNRTIMIELESALKEVQLEGRVLSVRDDEPIGMAEVRLQSIDGETVETDLIDKSGGDGRFQLNTTLNLNHSNRLVFSVNHPDYVSINTSTIYRPDTVFVLRAQAESNYIRLGGNVIDKTNGNPIEFATVQVLPASPNATLERSIGTATDLDGSFEFTFRFSVPFRLRFSHISYQTKELTITDPTYRRIKVELLPESVEGEEIYVISEIVSEDELKNTGTIDKISNLEIREIASMSAFDLVSTMREVDVSTQSINLQSISTRGFNSTANPRFLQLTDGIDNQAPGLGFPLGNLMGPSDLDIASMELLIGPSTTQYGSSAMSGVLLTHSKDPFVSQGFSFNAQVGTHDFKLGGADAWGVEGEGIYDFGLRYAQAVGEKFAFKITGTMITGTDWSANNYENLRSDKKWTENLLRDPGYNGVNLYGDESFSLLPVGFEIEEGFVPVSRTGYREEDLVDYDIATRKVGASLHYKFNEQSRVSVQGRYGYTNTLYTGDSRVRLEDFEMYQVHSELNLHNFMIRGYATTQYSGNSYNVNILANELISYAKNDINWFRDFELVYQNGRPIFGIPKGSVEAARDYADSGSTLLSGSEAVSRLEPGTPEYKEQLHRLKNITGFSEGAGIVDNSILYHTDVSNRFEDVLEGLDVTAGSSIRYYDLESKGTIFPDTTGNDITNYEYGLFLQFEKSFLDDNLNSIAAVRYDKNENFDYKLSQEVGFNYNLREKHYFRFSFQNGFRYPTVREQFINSNLGKARLLGGLSQINGNYELPLNAFTVQSVEDFNRAVSLDLRPLSGGYNREQAELNHLNILEQGILSEDGLPTIEPEITNSLELGYRQLINERLYVDLNYFVSLYDGFIGIKRFVKPRTSPVTDLFAAAGQINRVSENERYYVYSNSEGRVTAQGVSFDIQYTSGNFMSSLNGTWTQLTKETSDPIIPGYNTPPLKINFEWGARDLVTNGGFKMTFRARNGYDWQSSFLDGRVPAYGHFDFQFNIRFPAIQSRLKTGITNLGVTPYYDTFGGPAIGSILFTTFTFSPGGN; from the coding sequence ATGAGATATATTTCAGCCTTTCTGCTGTTTCTATCTCTTTTTATTGCCGGTCAATTTTCTGCTTTTTGCCAGGTACAAGCCGATACTTTAATAGGTACTATATATGATGAAACTGACCAAAGACCTGTGAGTCAGGCAAGAATTACCATCTCCTTTCCCGGGAACTCCGATGTTGAACAGATCATACTCACTTCAAACTCGGAAGGTTCCTTTACAGCCGCCATACCAAAAATTCGTCCGTTCACAATCACGGTACGGCATCCCGAATACCTGTTCAAAACAATCGAATATTCATTAGGTGAAGAGCTAAATAGAACTATAATGATTGAGCTGGAGAGTGCACTTAAGGAGGTGCAGCTCGAGGGAAGAGTATTATCGGTACGTGATGATGAACCCATTGGTATGGCTGAGGTTAGGCTACAATCAATTGATGGAGAGACGGTAGAGACCGATTTAATTGATAAGTCCGGAGGCGACGGTCGTTTTCAACTGAATACTACCCTAAATCTCAATCATTCGAACCGGCTGGTTTTTTCAGTGAATCATCCTGATTACGTCAGCATCAATACAAGCACAATCTACCGTCCCGATACCGTATTTGTGTTGCGTGCTCAAGCAGAGAGTAACTATATCAGGCTGGGCGGAAATGTAATCGATAAGACCAACGGAAACCCCATTGAATTCGCAACCGTACAGGTGCTTCCGGCAAGCCCAAACGCAACTTTGGAGAGATCCATTGGGACAGCCACCGACCTGGATGGATCTTTCGAGTTTACATTCCGATTCTCGGTCCCCTTCAGACTGAGGTTTTCCCACATATCCTACCAAACAAAGGAATTAACCATCACGGATCCTACCTATCGCCGAATCAAAGTGGAATTATTGCCGGAATCGGTAGAAGGTGAAGAGATCTATGTGATATCCGAAATAGTAAGTGAAGATGAGTTGAAAAATACCGGCACCATCGATAAAATTTCGAATCTTGAAATCAGGGAAATCGCCTCGATGAGTGCTTTTGATCTTGTTTCGACGATGCGGGAAGTGGATGTTTCCACTCAAAGTATTAATCTCCAATCTATCAGTACGCGCGGTTTTAACTCAACCGCTAACCCCCGTTTTTTGCAGCTTACTGATGGTATCGACAACCAGGCACCGGGTCTTGGTTTCCCGCTTGGAAATTTAATGGGTCCCTCTGATCTGGATATTGCATCCATGGAGCTCCTCATTGGCCCCTCCACAACCCAATACGGTTCCAGTGCCATGAGCGGAGTTCTTCTCACACATTCCAAAGATCCCTTTGTGAGCCAGGGCTTCTCTTTCAATGCGCAAGTTGGGACTCATGACTTTAAACTGGGTGGCGCTGACGCCTGGGGCGTAGAGGGCGAAGGGATTTATGATTTTGGACTTCGCTATGCACAAGCGGTAGGAGAGAAGTTTGCATTTAAAATCACGGGTACGATGATAACGGGTACTGATTGGTCAGCTAATAACTATGAAAACCTAAGATCCGATAAGAAGTGGACCGAAAACCTATTGAGAGATCCCGGTTATAATGGTGTCAATTTATATGGCGATGAAAGCTTTAGTCTGTTGCCGGTCGGTTTTGAAATAGAGGAAGGTTTCGTCCCGGTGAGCCGGACAGGTTACAGAGAAGAAGATCTGGTGGATTATGATATAGCAACCAGAAAAGTGGGAGCCTCTCTTCATTATAAATTTAATGAACAGTCCCGGGTAAGCGTGCAGGGTAGATATGGATATACCAACACACTCTATACCGGTGACAGCAGAGTACGTTTGGAAGACTTTGAAATGTATCAGGTGCATTCAGAGCTGAATCTTCACAACTTTATGATACGTGGTTATGCGACCACGCAATATTCCGGTAACTCCTACAACGTGAATATACTGGCTAATGAACTGATTTCTTATGCTAAAAATGATATAAACTGGTTCCGTGATTTCGAACTGGTTTACCAAAATGGACGTCCTATATTTGGAATTCCCAAAGGAAGTGTTGAGGCCGCAAGAGATTATGCCGATAGTGGCTCTACACTTTTATCAGGCAGTGAGGCTGTCTCACGCTTGGAACCGGGTACCCCGGAATATAAAGAGCAACTGCATCGATTAAAGAATATTACCGGATTCAGTGAGGGAGCAGGTATTGTAGACAATTCTATATTGTATCACACCGATGTCAGTAATCGATTTGAGGATGTCCTGGAAGGACTGGATGTTACGGCAGGAAGCTCTATTCGCTATTATGACCTGGAATCAAAAGGGACCATTTTTCCTGATACTACCGGTAACGATATCACCAACTATGAATATGGGCTATTCTTGCAGTTTGAGAAGAGTTTTCTTGATGATAATCTGAATAGTATTGCAGCAGTCCGTTACGATAAAAATGAAAATTTTGATTACAAGCTAAGCCAGGAGGTTGGTTTTAACTATAATCTCAGAGAGAAACATTACTTTCGGTTCTCTTTCCAAAATGGTTTCCGTTATCCTACCGTACGCGAACAGTTTATCAATTCGAACCTGGGTAAAGCAAGGCTGCTCGGCGGTCTCTCACAAATAAATGGAAACTATGAGCTACCATTGAATGCATTTACGGTTCAATCGGTAGAGGATTTTAACCGTGCAGTATCCTTGGATCTCAGGCCTCTTTCGGGAGGTTATAACCGGGAACAGGCAGAATTAAACCACCTGAATATATTAGAACAAGGTATTCTGAGTGAAGATGGACTTCCTACCATTGAACCTGAGATAACCAACTCACTCGAATTGGGTTATCGCCAGCTGATTAATGAACGACTCTATGTTGATCTTAATTACTTTGTAAGTCTCTATGACGGTTTCATTGGAATCAAACGATTTGTTAAACCGAGAACCAGTCCGGTCACCGATCTTTTTGCCGCTGCGGGACAAATAAACCGCGTTAGCGAAAATGAACGTTATTACGTATACAGTAATTCTGAGGGACGCGTAACAGCTCAAGGGGTATCATTTGATATTCAATATACCTCAGGAAATTTTATGAGTAGCTTGAACGGAACCTGGACACAGCTCACCAAAGAAACTAGCGATCCTATTATTCCGGGATACAACACCCCTCCACTGAAAATAAATTTTGAATGGGGTGCCAGAGATCTGGTTACCAACGGTGGCTTTAAAATGACTTTTAGGGCTCGTAACGGGTATGATTGGCAAAGTTCTTTTCTGGACGGAAGGGTACCGGCTTATGGCCATTTTGATTTTCAATTCAATATCAGGTTCCCGGCAATTCAGTCACGATTAAAGACAGGAATTACGAATCTTGGTGTAACCCCTTACTATGATACCTTTGGCGGTCCCGCTATCGGCAGTATTCTGTTTACAACTTTTACGTTCAGTCCGGGAGGTAATTAA